One Streptosporangium becharense genomic window, TCCCCCGGCCACTTTTTCAAACACGTTCCGCGCCGGGTCAACCGCGTTTCACCTCGGACATCACGGGAAGGCGATCTGTTTTGGATGGAAGGAGTTCGACGATGGAGGCTCCGCAGTACATCGCGGCGCGCGTCCAGCGCGCGCTCGCCGAGGATGACAGAACCACGGAACTCGGCATCCGGGTGGATGTCCGGGGCGACCAGCTCTACCTGCGCGGCCAGGTCAACTGCGCCGAACGCTGCCGCCTGATCACCGAGGTGGCCCGCGAGGCGGCTCCGGGGCTGGTGATCCACAACGAGATCGACGTCGTGGACGTCCGCGAACCGGTGGGGGAGGAGAAACTGTGAGAGAGCTGCGGATCGCGGCGGTCGGA contains:
- a CDS encoding BON domain-containing protein codes for the protein MEAPQYIAARVQRALAEDDRTTELGIRVDVRGDQLYLRGQVNCAERCRLITEVAREAAPGLVIHNEIDVVDVREPVGEEKL